A stretch of DNA from Desulfosarcina ovata subsp. ovata:
GGTGGTCAAGGAGGGCATCGATGTCCACCCGGAGGTGATGATCCCGCTGACCAGCCATGTCAACGAACTGATCCGCCAGCGCACGGTGCTGGAGGCCGAGGCCCGGACGGTGATGGCCGAGCAGGGCGTGACGATCGGCTACAAATTCGGCACCATGATCGAACTGCCCCGGGCGGCCCTGACCGCCGACCGGATCGCCGAACATGCCGAGTTCTTCTCCTTCGGCACCAATGACCTGACCCAGACCACTTTCGGCATCTCCCGGGACGATGCCGAAGCCGGTTTTCTCATCGAATACATGGAGGGCGGCATTCTGCCGGCCAACCCCTTTGCCACCCTGGACCGGGACGGGGTCGGCCAGCTCATCGACATGGCGGTGAGAAAAGGCCGCGCCAGCAAACCGGATCTGGAGTGCGGCATCTGCGGCGAGCATGGCGGGGATCCGCAGTCCATCGCCTTGTGCCATCAACTGGGGCTGACCTACGTCTCTTGCTCCCCCTTCCGGGTGCCCATTGCCCGCCTGGCCGCGGCCCACGCCGCCCTGCAGGAGACCGGCAGGCCCCATGACGGATGAAGGACCGATGCCCACCCCAGCGAGGAGGATTCATGAGTCGTACGCGAGCGGTTGTGGTTGCCCTGATTGTGGGATGTATCGTAAAAACCCTGGCCGGTGTTGCAGCGCCGGCGCAGGCCATTGAGGTCCCCGCCCCCCTGGCCCCCTGGAAAGAGTGGGTGCTTCACGGGAAGACCGAACGCCAGTGTCCGGCCCATTTTGACGACGGGACGCAGCAGCGCTGCTGGTGGCCCTCCCGGCTGAGGGTAAATGCCGGTGTGACGGGCGGCGTATTCGAACAGGAAGTAACCGTTTACGCGCCCACCTGGATGCGTCTTCCGGGCGACCCGAAGCACTGGCCCGAATCGGTCACCAACGGAGAGGACCGCCTGCCCGTGACCGGCCGGAACGCGCAACCCTGGGTCTGGCTGGAACCGGGTGATCACCGCATCCGCGGGCTCTTCATGTGGAACCGGCTGCCGGAACGTATCCAGATACCGCCAGCCGTGGGCATGGTCGACCTGAACGTGGCCGGCCATGAAGTGGCTTTGCCGGAACTGGAAGAAGGCGGCTGGCTGCGACTGCACGGCAAAGACGAGGCGGTCGGCCGGGAAGACACCTTTTCCGCCACCCTCTTCCGGCTGATCGAAGATGACATTCCCCTGCGCATCACGACCCGGATCCTGCTTGAGGTATCCGGCCGCGCCCGGGATATCCGTCTTCCCCACCTGCTGCCCGAGGATTCGACCCTGCTGGCCATCGACAGCCCCCTGCCCGCCCGGATCACCGACGGCAACACGCTCGTGCTGCAAGGCAAACCCGGTCGCTGGGACATCCGGGCGACGGTGCGACGAGAGGGTCCCGTCAACCAGCTCACCACCGGCAAAGGCGCCTATGGGGACGAGATCTGGTCCTTCAGGGCCTTTCACGACCTGCGCATGGTCAAACTCTCCGGCGCACCCGCCATTGAGCCGTCACGCACCCGGATGCCCGATGCATGGAAAGGCTATCCGGCCTACCGCATGGCACCGGCCGGCACACTGGCCATCGAGACCATCCGCCGGGGCGACCCGGATCCGGCGCCGGACCAACTGAACCTGCAGCGGACCTGGTGGCTCGATTTCGACGGTGGCGGCTTCACCCTGCACGACCGCATCAACGGCACCCTGAGCCGCACCTGGCACCTGGCCATGGTCCCGCCCATGGCCCTGGGCCGGGTGGCCCTGGACGGTGAGGATCAGCTGATCACCCGCCAGGGCGAAAAGGGCTTGCCCGGTGTTCAGCTTCGCCGTGGCCGCCTTGCCCTGGAGGCCGACAGCCGCCTGCCCAGAAAAAATGCCGGCCTGCCGGCCGTCGGCTGGGATCACGATTTTCAGCAGGTACGCGGAACGCTCAACCTGCCGCCGGGCTGGACGCTCTTTTCCGCTGCCGGGGTGGATGTGCCTCCCGGTGCCTGGCTGCAGCAATGGACCCTGCTGGACTTTTTCCTCATCCTGGTCATCGCCATCAGCACCGTCAAGGTTCGCAACCGAATGACCGGCCTTTTGGCCCTTGTGACCCTGGTCATGATTTTTCATGAGCTGGGGGCACCGCGCCTGGTATGGCTGCATCTGTTGGCCGTGGCCGCGCTGCTCAAATACCTGCCCTGTGGCTGGTTCCGAAAACTGGTGACGGTATGGGGCGTCGGCGCGGTCGTGGCCCTAGTGATCATCAGCCTGCCGTTCATGATCCAGCAGGTCCGCAGCGCCATTTACCCGCAACTGGCCCGTGGCGGGTCCATCAGCCCGTTCCTTTTTGGTTCAAAAGGTGGGGGGTTCGATACAAGTGTAATGATCGACAAAGAACGCACCGTTGCGAGCGAAGCCATGCAGAGAACGGCACAATCGTTTAAGGCCGCCCCGTCTGCCGTCGCCAAACCGCCATACCGCTTCACCCCCGATCCGAATGCGCTGATTCAGACCGGCCCCGGTCTGCCGACCTGGCGCTGGCATACCGTCGACCTGCGTTGGAACGGTCCCGTGGATCAGCAGCAGCAGATCCGCCTGTGGCTGATCTCCCCCCTTGTCAATCTGCTTCTGGGACTGGCCAGGGTCGCGCTTTTAATTCTCCTGATCGTGATCTTTCTGGACCTGCGCCACTGGCGCCGTCACCTGCCGACTCCGACGCCAGCCGCAATGGCCACGCTGGTTCTGCTGCTTCTGGCACCGATGGGTGGGCTGCGCGCCGAGACCACCGTGCAGGGCTTTCCGCCCCAACCGCTTCTGGACGAACTGCGCCAGCGGCTTCTCGAACCACCGCCCTGCCTGCCCCACTGCGCGGACATCAGCCGCCTGGAGCTGACCGCCACCCCCGATCAGATTCGCCTGATCCTGCATGCCCATGCCTTGACCGATACGGCCATTCCCCTGCCGACCACCCAGGAACAGTGGCGGCCGACCCAACTGACGATGGACAACGAACCGGTCCGCAGCCTCGCCCGTGACGATCGCGGCAACCTGTGGATGGTTCTGCCCCAGGGCGTCCATCGGATCAAAATGGTCGGCCCCACGGGCAGCGCCAACGAAATCCGTATTGCCTTCCCCATTCGCCCCCATCAGGGGACCTACGCCGGTGTGGGCTGGCAGGCCCGTGGTTTCCGGTCCGACGGCGGCATGGAAGCCGCGGTTTCCCTGACCCGCACGAATCGCGATGAATCCGCCGCGGCAGCGCCCGCTCCCAAAATCGAAATCCCCGCTTTTTTTCAGATCACGCGTACCCTTCATCTGAGCATTCAATGGGAGGTCACCACCCACGTCAAGCGGCTCACCAGACCTGGCACGCCGGTCCTGCTCAACATCCCCCTGCCGGACGGGGCCGCGGTGACAACCGCCAGTATCCAGGTAGAAGGCGGCGTTGCCCAGCTCACCCTGGGACCGGAAACGATGCAGACCACGTTTTCGGCAAGCCTGCCGATCACCCCCACCATCCGGCTGACGGCACCCGGCCATGCTCCCTGGACCGAAACCTGGATCCTGGATGCGGGCACCATGTGGCAATGTACGACCTCGGGTCTGACCGTGGTCCACCACCAGGATCAGGCCCGCAACTGGCAACCCCAGTGGCAGCCCTGGCCGGGTGAAACCGTGACCATCGCCGTCACCCGGCCCGAAGCGATTGCCGGGCGGACGCTCACCATCGACAGCGCCCGACTTTCAATGACTCCCGGAAAGCGGTTCATCAAGGCAACCCTGGCCCTGTCCATTCGCGCCAGCAAAGGCGGCCGCCATCAGATTGAACTGCCTGCGGCAGCCAATCTCCAAGGAGTCACGATCAATGGCAAAAGTCTGCCCATCCGCCAGGATGGCCAGCTGGTAACCGTTCCCATCGAACCGGGCAGGCAGGCTATCGAAGTCCAGTGGCTGGCGCTGAGCATCTCGGCCACGCGCCTCGAAGCCCCCCGGGTGCATGTGGGCGGAACAGCGGTCAATGCCACCATGACCATGCATATGCCCGCCCATCGCTGGATCCTTTTTGCCGGAGGGCCGCAGCTTGGACCGGCGGTGCTTTTCTGGAGCTATGTGATCGTGGTGCTCGTTGCCGGCGTCGGCCTTGGCAAAACCACGCTCACCCCCCTGCGAACCCATCACTGGATGCTGCTGGGACTGGGGCTGACCCAAGTCCCGGCCGCCCTGGCCGCGGTCGTGGTCGGCTGGCTGCTGGCGCTGGGGGCCCGTTGCCGAAAGGCGGTGTCCACGCGGGCGGCGGTCTTCAATCTGGGCCAGGTCCTGCTGGTCCTGCTTACCCTGGCTGCCCTGGCCGCCCTCTATTCGGCCATCGAACGCGGCCTTCTGGGTATCCCGGACATGCAGATCAGCGGCAACGGCTCCACCCGCTTCCAGCTCAACTGGACCCAGGACCGCATTGATGGCCTCATGCCCATGGCCTGGGTAATCAGTCTGCCCCAATGGGTCTATCACCTGCTCATGCTGCTCTGGTCCCTCTGGCTGGCGTTCAGCCTGATGGCCTGGCTGCGCTGGGGCTGGGGTTGTTTTGCCAAGGATCAGCTCTGGAAACCCCTTCAATGGCGCCGCAAGCGCGGAAAGAATGCGCCCACCCCATCCCCCCGGGAAAATGCCGAAACCGAATCGTAAACGGCAAACAGCTGCCTGGCCAATGTTGACCGGCCAGGCGGCAAGAGGGGATAACTGCAATCGCCGCCAGTGGTGGTTATCGTCGCCGGCCCCAGTGAAACCTCGCCGCCTGCGCGCAATGGAATTTTTTCGTTCCATTTAACGTTTTGTTTCCAATATTTCTTATATGATTAAATTTTATATAATTTTTCATACAAGCGAAAACTTTTTGGCACTATTTTGTTCCACAATTGACAAACAGCAACACTGCTTCAGGCCAACCTTCCCGACGCCGAATTGGCTCCGCATGCATCTGGCCGGCAGATATCGGCATGTCTATAACCGTTTTGCATCATTATTATTTTTTTTAACCTTTACAATCATACCGGCGACCTCCAGGCACCGACCCGCCCATCAAACCAGGCTCGATTTCATTTCTGGCAAACGTTTTGCTTTGATGCTGATCATCAGCAAACAGACTCACCGTTGGCAACCGTTAATATCGGTTTCTTATGAGGTAGATTCCATCAAGGAGTGACCATGATTATCGGAATTCTGAAAGAGATCAAAGCGGAAGAGAACCGGGTAAGCATGACCCCGGCGGGGGTGGAAGTGATGATCCACCATGGCCATACGGTTTTGGTTGAAAACAGCGCCGGTGCCGGCAGCGGCTTTGACGACGACGCATATGCCAAGGCCGGGGCGACCCTGATCGATAGCCCCCGGGACATCTACGCCAAGGCCGACATGGTCATGCACGTCAAGGAGCCGCTGGCCGCCGAGTACGACCTGATTCGCGAGGGTCAGATCGTCTTCACCTACCTGCACCTGGCCGCTGACGAGCCCCAGACCCGGGCCCTGATCAAAAGCCGTGCGGTGTGCATTGCCTACGAAACCATCCAGAAGGCCGACGGCACGCTGCCCCTGCTCACCCCCATGAGCGAAGTGGCCGGCCGCATGGCCATCCAGCAGGGGGCCAAGTACCTGGAGATGGCCCAGGGGGGCCAGGGCGTGCTGCTGGGTGGCGTCCCCGGCGTGGACCCGGGCATGGTGGTGGTGATCGGCGGCGGCGTGGTGGGCGTTAACGCGGCCAAGATGGCCTGCGGCCTGGGTGCCAAGGTCTACCTGTTGGACATGAACCTGGACCGGCTGCGCTACCTGAGCGACGTGATGCCGGCCAACTGCTTCACCCTGATGTCCAGCCCGGCGGCGATCCGTGATCTGGTCACCCGGGCCGACGTGGTCGTGGGGGCGGTGCTGATTCCCGGTGCCAAGGCGCCCAAGCTGGTCACCCGCGACATGCTGCCGACCATGAAACCCGGATCGGTGCTGGTGGACGTGGCCATCGACCAGGGAGGCTGCTTCGAGACCTCCAAGGCGACCACCCACAGCCATCCCACCTATGTGGTGGACAACGTGGTGCATTACTGTGTGGCCAACATGCCCGGCGCCGTGGCCAAAACCTCGACCCTGGCCCTGACCAACGCAACGTTGCCCTACGCCCTGAAGATCGCCGACCAGGGCTGGAAGGCGGCCATGCAGGCGAGCCGCGAGATCCGCCTGGGCGCCAACGTGGTCGACGGCAAGATCACCTACCGGGCTGTGGCCGAAGCCTTCGGACTGGACTACACGCCCGTTGATGAAATGATTGGTTGACAATCCGAAAGGCCGGCCGGGTTAACTTCCACATCGGCAATACCGCTTTTCACCCCGCCACGCGCATCGGGCACCGGCGGAGGGAAAGCGTTCCACATAAAAATAAAAAGATCTTTTCGTAGATGCGGAAAGATCTTTTTATTTTTGTGCCTCACCACCCCGAAATCCAACATCTTTCCATTTCAGACATTTTCGACATATTAGTAGTATACTAACTACATATTTGTGTCTTTACCAGCCGAATATATCATACATAATAACAAACAACCATTTGTTATTATGTATGATAATATATATCTGTTGTGTTTGGCGCGATACTTGAAAAAAAATAGTTTCAAATTTGCCACACGCTTACTGCAACACGGTAGATAAACTAAATGGTAATTTTAAAAAGAATCCATCTTGACAAAGAGCGAATGCTCATGTAAATGGTCTGACCATTCAAACGATCATTTGCTGTTTTTCAGTATTCCCATAAAAACGATCAACTCGTTTTATCCCGTGTAGCTGGAATTGAATCATAGAACTATGAACCCATTGTTCCGTGCCGCCAAACAGAACCGCATCTTCCAGGATGTGGTCGAGCAGATTCAGGAAGCCATCATTCAGGGCCGCCTTAAAGTCGGTGACCGCCTTCCCGCCGAGCGTGAACTCAAGGAGATGTTGCAGACCAGTCGCAGTACCCTGCGCGAGGCATTGCGAGTACTGGAACAAAAAGGGCTGATTGAAATCAAACTGGGCATGGGTGGCGGTGCGGTGGTCAAGGCCGTATCATCGGACATGGTTGCCGAGAGTCTGGATCTTTTGATCCGATCTCAGAAAGTCTCATTGCGGCACATCGCCGAATTCCGTGAACGGGTCGAAGGCGATGTGGTCGAGCTAGCCACCCGGCAAATGACCGAATCGGACAGGATATACCTGAAAAACCTTCTCGAGGAAGCCAGGCAGTGCGTCAACCGTGGAACGGAAGCGGTATCGGAATTCCTCACGGCTGACAAAAACATCCATCTGGGCTTCGCCAAACTGACCGGCAACCCCATCTATATCTCCATCCTCAAAACCATCCATGAAAACATTCGCCGATATTATGACGAGTATCTGGTGATGGAAGAACGGGAAATGAACGAGAACTTCAAGGATCTCGAAGATGTGGTGGCCGCCATGGAAGCGGGGGACGCGAAAAGGGCCGGCAGTATCGCCCGGGCCCACGTCAGCCGATTCAACGGCTATATGGAAACCCGTGAACAGCAAAACCTGAAGTAAGTCCCATCGGCAGGTGGCGGCATGTTGGCATCAGGCCATGCAAGACAAGGAGTGACGGTTACGGATTATGGCACAACTGGAAATGGACAACATCACCGTAAAATTCGGCGGACTGGTCGCTCTGTCTGAACTGAGCTTTTCCATCAACACCGGTGAGATCGTCGGTCTGATCGGCCCCAACGGGGCTGGCAAAACCACGGTCTTTAACGTGCTGACCGGGGTCTACAGAGCCACCAGCGGCGATGTGCGGTTCGATGGCAACAGTATTCTGGGAAAGCGTCCCCATGAGATCTTTTCCCGAGGTATTGCCCGCACCTTTCAGAACATTCGTCTCTTTTCGGCCATGACCGCGGTGGAAAACGCCATGGTGGCCCGCCACTGCCGCTCGGGGATCGGAGTGGTCGGGGCCATTTTCCGGACCGGTTCCCAGCGCCGGGAAGAGCGCCAGATCCGGAATAAGGCGCTGGAGGCCCTGACCTTCATGGGGGTCGACGCGTATGCCGACACCGTGGCCTCCAACCTGCCCTACGGCCTGCAGCGGCGCCTCGAGATTTCCCGGGCACTGGCCTCCCAGCCCAAGATGCTGCTGCTGGACGAACCGGCCGCCGGCATGAATCCGTCGGAAAGCTCGGCATTGATGAAGGATATTTCACGCATATCGGAACTGGGCATTGACGTGCTTCTGGTGGAGCACGACATGAAAGTGGTCATGGGTGTTTGCAACCGGATTGTCTGTGTTGACCATGGGCTAAAAATCGCTGAGGGGACCCCCGAGGAGATTCAGTCCAACCCGCAGGTGATCGAAGCCTACCTGGGCCAACCGGCAAGTCAGAAACAACAATAAAATCAGGAGGAGTATCAAATGAAAAGAAAACTGTTGGTCGCACTGGTACTTGGTATCATGGTGGTTCCCTTTCTCATGGACACGGCAACTGCCAAAACCCTCAAACTGGGTTCCATGGGACCCCTTACCGGCCCCTATGCCGCCGATGGCAATGACATTAAAAACGGTGTCCTGTGCGCCATCGACGTCATCAACGACCAGGGCGGCGTCCCCGGTTACGACAAGATCGAGCTGTTCCCCCAGGACACCGCCTGCGACCCGAAACAGGCCGTGGCCTCCGCCAACAAACTGATCAACCTGGAAGTGGTCGGCGTCATCGGGGCCTACTGCTCCTCGTCCACCATCCCGGCGTCCGAGACCCTGGCCGAGGAAGACATCATCATGATCACCCCGGCTTCGACCAACGAGAAAGTCACCGACCGTGGTCTGCCCTACATGTTCCGCATGTGCGGTCGCGACGATGACCAGGCCCCGGCCGCCGTCAAGTTCATGAAAGAGGCCCTGGGCGCCAAAACCATTTTCATTCTGGATGACAAAACCACCTACTCCCAGGGGCTGGCCGACGGCGTTGAGAAAGCCTGCAAAGAGATGGGCCTCACTGTATTGGGCCGCGACCACGTCAACCAGGGCGACAAAGACTTCTCTGCCATTCTCACCATGGCCAGAGACAAGAATGCCGACGTTTTCTACATGAGCCTGCAGAATCATGCCTCCGGCTCCCTGATGGCCATCCAGGCCAAACGCATGGGCCTCAAGTCCAAAATCATTTCCCAGGACGCCATGTTTCATCCCAACTTCATCAGCGTGGCCAAGGATGCGGCCGAAGGGGTCTATGTCACCTATGGTTACACCGACAAAACCACCGACGCCTACAAGGCATATGAGAAACGCTTTTCCGCCAAATACGGCCAGATCGGTGCATACGGCACCTATGCCTACGATGCGGCCATCGCCCTGATGACCGCCATTAAAAATGCCGGTTCCACCGATCCGGCAAAAATCAAAGCCGAGATGATGAAGCTGGATTATGACGGCGCATCCAAGCATGTGAAGTTCAGACCCAATGGGGACAGCGGTTCTTCCTACGTGGCGTTCAAAATCGACGGCGGCGATTACAAGCTGTACTGGACCCCGGAAAAAGGCATTTTGAAGTAACGCAGCAAACTGAGCAAAGCGACACGATCCACGGCGGGTCCGGCAGCGAGCCGGACCCGCCGGCCCCGACGTCCGCCTGAATGATCAGGCCAACCCGCAAAATAAAGACAATATGGAATATTTCATTCAACAACTGATAAACGGTCTGACATTGGGCGGCCTCTACGCGCTGATCGCCCTCGGGTATACCATGGTGTATGGTGTCATCCAGCTGATCAATTTCGCCCATGGCGAGTTTTTCGCCGCCGGCGGGTATGTGGGGGTGATTGTTCTTAATTACTTTGCCGGTCGTGGTCTGATGGATTCCAATCCCTGGCTGTGCCTCGCCGCTTCGCTGGCACTCACCATGGCCTACTGTGCATTTCTGGCCATGGCCGTGGAAAAAGTGGCCTACAAACCCCTGCGTCATCAGTCGCGGCTGGCCGTGCTGCTGTCCGCCCTGGGCATGTCCATTTTTCTCCAGAACGCCCTGATGCTGACCCAGGGGGTCTTCGACAAGCCTTATCCGGGTGAGAAATTCTCCGGCGGGCTGGTTTTCGGCGACATCCGCATCAGCGTGCTACAGATGATGATCGTCGGTCTGACCATTCTGCTCCTGGTGGGACTCAACCTGCTGGTCTTCAAGACCCGTATCGGCATGGCCATGCGCGCCACCGCCCAGGACAAAATCATGACGTCCCTGGTGGCCATCAGCAGCAACCGGATCATCTCGCTCACATTTGCCATCGGTTCCGGGCTGGCCGCTGCCGCCGGCATCATGGTCGGGCTCTACTACGGTTCGGTTCGCTACGACATGGGG
This window harbors:
- the ald gene encoding alanine dehydrogenase; amino-acid sequence: MIIGILKEIKAEENRVSMTPAGVEVMIHHGHTVLVENSAGAGSGFDDDAYAKAGATLIDSPRDIYAKADMVMHVKEPLAAEYDLIREGQIVFTYLHLAADEPQTRALIKSRAVCIAYETIQKADGTLPLLTPMSEVAGRMAIQQGAKYLEMAQGGQGVLLGGVPGVDPGMVVVIGGGVVGVNAAKMACGLGAKVYLLDMNLDRLRYLSDVMPANCFTLMSSPAAIRDLVTRADVVVGAVLIPGAKAPKLVTRDMLPTMKPGSVLVDVAIDQGGCFETSKATTHSHPTYVVDNVVHYCVANMPGAVAKTSTLALTNATLPYALKIADQGWKAAMQASREIRLGANVVDGKITYRAVAEAFGLDYTPVDEMIG
- a CDS encoding FadR/GntR family transcriptional regulator — translated: MNPLFRAAKQNRIFQDVVEQIQEAIIQGRLKVGDRLPAERELKEMLQTSRSTLREALRVLEQKGLIEIKLGMGGGAVVKAVSSDMVAESLDLLIRSQKVSLRHIAEFRERVEGDVVELATRQMTESDRIYLKNLLEEARQCVNRGTEAVSEFLTADKNIHLGFAKLTGNPIYISILKTIHENIRRYYDEYLVMEEREMNENFKDLEDVVAAMEAGDAKRAGSIARAHVSRFNGYMETREQQNLK
- a CDS encoding ABC transporter ATP-binding protein, translating into MAQLEMDNITVKFGGLVALSELSFSINTGEIVGLIGPNGAGKTTVFNVLTGVYRATSGDVRFDGNSILGKRPHEIFSRGIARTFQNIRLFSAMTAVENAMVARHCRSGIGVVGAIFRTGSQRREERQIRNKALEALTFMGVDAYADTVASNLPYGLQRRLEISRALASQPKMLLLDEPAAGMNPSESSALMKDISRISELGIDVLLVEHDMKVVMGVCNRIVCVDHGLKIAEGTPEEIQSNPQVIEAYLGQPASQKQQ
- a CDS encoding branched-chain amino acid ABC transporter substrate-binding protein: MKRKLLVALVLGIMVVPFLMDTATAKTLKLGSMGPLTGPYAADGNDIKNGVLCAIDVINDQGGVPGYDKIELFPQDTACDPKQAVASANKLINLEVVGVIGAYCSSSTIPASETLAEEDIIMITPASTNEKVTDRGLPYMFRMCGRDDDQAPAAVKFMKEALGAKTIFILDDKTTYSQGLADGVEKACKEMGLTVLGRDHVNQGDKDFSAILTMARDKNADVFYMSLQNHASGSLMAIQAKRMGLKSKIISQDAMFHPNFISVAKDAAEGVYVTYGYTDKTTDAYKAYEKRFSAKYGQIGAYGTYAYDAAIALMTAIKNAGSTDPAKIKAEMMKLDYDGASKHVKFRPNGDSGSSYVAFKIDGGDYKLYWTPEKGILK
- a CDS encoding branched-chain amino acid ABC transporter permease, with product MEYFIQQLINGLTLGGLYALIALGYTMVYGVIQLINFAHGEFFAAGGYVGVIVLNYFAGRGLMDSNPWLCLAASLALTMAYCAFLAMAVEKVAYKPLRHQSRLAVLLSALGMSIFLQNALMLTQGVFDKPYPGEKFSGGLVFGDIRISVLQMMIVGLTILLLVGLNLLVFKTRIGMAMRATAQDKIMTSLVAISSNRIISLTFAIGSGLAAAAGIMVGLYYGSVRYDMGFVPGIKAFAAAVLGGIGNITGAMLGGLIIGMVEIFGAGYISGQYKDVFAFIILIAVLYFKPTGIMGENVDDTRV